Proteins encoded in a region of the Mercenaria mercenaria strain notata chromosome 1, MADL_Memer_1, whole genome shotgun sequence genome:
- the LOC123532702 gene encoding SAYSvFN domain-containing protein 1-like: MEAKLAEYRAKKEKQQISRCSNIYNWLFGDRNNANKSEDKRESFSSTPAQESPCRKRPELVSEVTTSSYQEHIDGLSEKNWRDYIPLGLKVLLWLCLWKFFIEVGFGAVYFVVSCSYLMYKNTRTEPRQRGQLSAYSVFNPNQERLDGTFTAEQFEKELRLGAGSVR; this comes from the exons ATGGAGGCTAAGTTGGCAGAATATAGGGCAAAAAAGGAAAAACAGCAGATTTCTCGTTGTTCAAACATATATAACTGGTTATTTGGCGACAGAAATAACGCAAATAAGTCAGAAGATAAAAGAGAATCTTTCAGTTCGACCCCT GCCCAGGAGTCACCATGTAGAAAACGACCTGAACTAGTCTCAGAAGTTACAACATCAAGCTACCAAGAGCATATTGATGGACTATCTGAGAAGAACTGGAGAGATTACATACCACTGGGGTTAAAAGTCCTCCTTTGGCTTTGCCTGTGGAAGTTTTTTATTGAAGTGGGCTTCGGAGCAGTATACTTTGTGGTTTCCTGCTCCTATCTCATGTACAAGAACACGCGGACAGAACCTAGACAGAGAGGACAGCTGAGCGCTTACTCTGTGTTTAACCCCAATCAAGAGAGACTTGATGGAACTTTCACTGCAGAACAGTTTGAGAAGGAACTACGGCTTGGTGCAGGGTCCGTTAGATAA
- the LOC123532668 gene encoding uncharacterized protein LOC123532668, with protein sequence MDLHHIFITLFMTFSCLLVVEVNCKSESYKRKDVIVVGGGIAGMAAARRLLKEGNIAVKVLEARTDRYGGRIWTYREAATRVRGVDVEVGAGLLNTKAKSNSLIKMAEEFELDTESSGSLQVHFVDKNGEKKVYFGDNVTDLYTEVFKIVIKALRSAQEAGVDRPVNEVLLEALELTYNTEKDQKYDQSTIEHVIRSLPVTVLQNFSSALYKIENDFGWDKTVIDGMGALLDRIVAGSGMELPIKVELNKVVRNIKMDRERKKVLIRTLDRKQIVADAVIVALPVGVLKSENVIFEPPLPTEKKRALTDVGIGYSSKVVIGFDEAFWPKDVGTFNVFSEVASNGFLQIWNNAYRLSGNPFLIGNIFGEEAKLWETKPEELKKLVKLVLGELFGAETIKAHEIKTFIHSNWSTDEFILGSVSYPRIGNSPDLWKDLQKPVCPYIFFAGSYTETVSHVDNLHGAYNSGVRAAEQYISGICRKTKDPKKKDKKKQNKDEKNNKKKKDSKDKQRKDEL encoded by the coding sequence atggaTCTGCATCATATTTTTATCAcactttttatgacattttcatgTTTGTTGGTGGTGGAAGTAAATTGTAAAAGTGAAAGTTACAAGAGAAAAGATGTGATTGTTGTGGGTGGGGGTATAGCTGGTATGGCTGCAGCACGTAGACTACTTAAAGAGGGCAATATTGCTGTTAAAGTTCTTGAAGCAAGGACAGACCGGTATGGTGGTAGAATATGGACATATCGAGAAGCAGCGACTCGTGTTAGAGGTGTTGATGTTGAAGTAGGGGCAGGTCTCTTAAACACGAAAGCAAAAAGCAACAGTCTTATTAAAATGGCTGAAGAGTTTGAATTGGATACAGAAAGTTCTGGAAGTCTGCAGGTTCATTTTGTGGATAAAAATGGCGAAAAGAAAGTATACTTTGGAGATAATGTAACAGATTTGTATACTGAGGTATTTAAAATAGTTATCAAGGCTTTACGTTCAGCTCAGGAAGCTGGTGTAGATAGGCCCGTCAATGAGGTTTTGCTTGAAGCATTAGAGTTAACATACAATACAGAAAAGGATCAAAAGTATGATCAGAGCACcattgaacatgtaattagatCATTGCCAGTGACTGTTTTACAAAACTTTTCTTCCGCACtgtataaaattgaaaatgactttGGTTGGGATAAAACTGTTATTGACGGAATGGGAGCTTTATTAGACAGAATAGTTGCTGGTTCAGGAATGGAATTGCCAATTAAGGTAGAATTAAACAAAGTTGTTAGGAATATAAAAATGGATCGTGAaagaaagaaagttttaattaggaCATTAGATCGAAAACAGATAGTAGCAGATGCAGTAATTGTTGCATTGCCAGTTGGCGTGTTGAAATCCGAAAATGTAATTTTTGAACCACCTCTCCCAACAGAAAAGAAAAGGGCTTTAACAGATGTTGGAATTGGCTATAGTAGTAAAGTAGTGATTGGGTTTGATGAAGCCTTTTGGCCAAAGGATGTAGGAACATTTAATGTGTTTTCAGAGGTAGCGTCAAATGGTTTTCTACAAATTTGGAACAATGCTTACAGACTTAGCGGAAATCCTTTCCTTATCGGCAATATATTTGGCGAAGAGGCTAAGTTATGGGAAACTAAACCAGAGGAACTAAAGAAACTTGTAAAGTTAGTTCTAGGTGAACTTTTTGGTGCAGAAACGATCAAGGctcatgaaataaaaacatttatacattCCAACTGGTCCACAGATGAGTTTATTCTAGGCTCAGTTTCTTATCCGCGAATTGGCAACTCACCAGATTTATGGAAAGATTTACAGAAACCGGTCTGCCCTTATATATTCTTTGCAGGTTCATACACCGAGACtgtttcacatgttgataatttACACGGAGCATATAATTCTGGTGTGAGGGCTGCAGAGCAGTATATTAGTGGTATTTGCAGGAAAACTAAAGATCCTAAGAAAAAAGATAagaaaaagcaaaacaaagatgagaaaaacaacaaaaagaaaaaagattccAAAGATAAACAGCGGAAAGATGAATTGTGA